The proteins below come from a single Staphylococcus sp. MI 10-1553 genomic window:
- a CDS encoding YhcH/YjgK/YiaL family protein — translation MIVAEREDLKRYIAVNPHFSKVVDFLQNTDLTKLELGKVEIDGDNVFANCMSYVADGVPGQQFENHQKYIDIHLVLENTEKIAVTSPQFVEQTAAYDEADDFALFKGEQYQLVDMTPSNVLITFEEDLHQPKISNNDQTVKKLVIKVLN, via the coding sequence ATGATTGTTGCAGAACGCGAAGATTTGAAAAGATATATTGCAGTGAATCCTCATTTTAGTAAAGTAGTTGATTTTCTTCAGAATACGGATTTGACAAAGCTTGAACTCGGCAAAGTGGAGATTGATGGCGACAATGTGTTTGCGAATTGTATGTCCTATGTGGCAGATGGTGTTCCAGGACAACAATTTGAAAATCATCAAAAGTACATCGATATTCATTTAGTGCTTGAAAATACGGAAAAAATTGCGGTAACCTCACCACAATTTGTTGAACAGACGGCAGCTTATGATGAGGCGGATGATTTTGCGTTATTTAAAGGTGAACAATATCAATTAGTGGATATGACACCGTCGAATGTGTTGATTACATTTGAAGAAGATTTGCATCAACCGAAAATAAGCAATAACGATCAAACTGTCAAAAAACTTGTCATTAAAGTTTTGAACTAA